One Treponema primitia ZAS-1 genomic window, ATGGCGCAAGCTGCGCCCCCCCTATCCGGAGCCCCCGCAGGCCAAGCTCATCGATAATCTTCCCCGTGGGCTTCCCGAATTCCCGGTTATTCTTAAACACCGATCCCGCCGAAGGATACCGGTAATGCCCCTTCTCCTTCCGGTCCTGTCTATGGGCTTCCATTTCCTGCCGTATATCCGCCGCCGCCCGTTTTTCCAGGCGAAATTCCGCCGCCAGAATCACTACATCCCGTTTTTGAAAGGGACTCCGCTTATAGGCAAAGTCCCCCGCCTTACAGGGAACCCATACTCGTTGGAAGTTTTCGTCCAGAATCTCCGTTCCCATCAACACGTCGGAAACCTGCTTTTCATAACACCGGGCGTTCATCCACACCGCCCCCCCAACCGTCCCGGGCATCCCCGCTAAAAACTCAAGCCCCCCCCAACCCCGTTCAGCCGCCGCCTCCACCGCCTCATCCACCACGGTCCCCGCCCGCACCTTCACGGAACCGCCTTCCCACCCGGCTCCGCCCGACCAGCCCGTGGTATCCAGCACGATACCCCGTATCCCCGCATCCGCCGCCACCAGATTCGCGCCGCCCCCCAGAACAAACAGGGGTATACCCAAAGCCCGGGCCTGTCCCAAAATTGCCGCCACAAACCCGGGAAAGCAATCCCCCTGGGGCCGCACCCAAAGCTCCGCAGGACCGCCTACCTTAAAGGTCGTGTGGGATGCCATAGGTTCGTTACACCGCATCTCTCCGGAGAAGGCTGTTTCTGCGGCGATAGCTTTGGCGATATCCAGAAGGTTAGTTGAGGTATACATATACCGTAGTATATCGGCAAAGACGGGCGGGGGGAGGGGCATACCCGGCGCTCACACGCTTGTAGAATTCGCTTACGGAGCCCCTTCGGGTCTCCTCCAGCGAGGAATTCCTCGGACCGTAGGTCCGCAATGTGTTCGGCCGGGTATGCCCCTCCCCCCGCCCGCCGGTGTCAGATGGGACGAAGAAAGGTATACCCCGAACCGGGTTCACATGCCGGAGTTTCAGGCTGGGTAGTATTATAGGCGAAGATCCTTTAGCGTAGTATTGTGTGACATAGGCAGGGTTAGGCTTTGGCAATCTGGTCTTCTTTTAGGCCGGTGTAGAGGGCTATTTTGCTTACCGGCTCGTTGTGTTTTTTCATAATCCGGGCTGTCTCAAGCTTGTCTTCTATTTTACCCTCGAC contains:
- the murB gene encoding UDP-N-acetylmuramate dehydrogenase codes for the protein MPLPPPVFADILRYMYTSTNLLDIAKAIAAETAFSGEMRCNEPMASHTTFKVGGPAELWVRPQGDCFPGFVAAILGQARALGIPLFVLGGGANLVAADAGIRGIVLDTTGWSGGAGWEGGSVKVRAGTVVDEAVEAAAERGWGGLEFLAGMPGTVGGAVWMNARCYEKQVSDVLMGTEILDENFQRVWVPCKAGDFAYKRSPFQKRDVVILAAEFRLEKRAAADIRQEMEAHRQDRKEKGHYRYPSAGSVFKNNREFGKPTGKIIDELGLRGLRIGGAQLAPWHGNIIINTGNATAADIRKLTEQAARRVKDALGIALEPEIIFVGNWEENG